NNNNNNNNNNNNNNNNNNNNNNNNNNNNNNNNNNNNNNNNNNNNNNNNNNNNNNNNNNNNNNNNNNNNNNNNNNNNNNNNNNNNNNNNNNNNNNNNNNNNNNNNNNNNNNNNNNNNNNNNNNNNNNNNNNNNNNNNNNNNNNNNNNNNNNNNNNNNNNNNNNNNNNNNNNNNNNNNNNNNNNNNNNNNNNNNNNNNNNNNNNNNNNNNNNNNNNNNNNNNNNNNNNNNNNNNNNNNNNNNNNNNNNNNNNNNNNNNNNNNNNNNNNNNNNNNNNNNNNNNNNNNNNNNNNNNNNNNNNNNNNNNNNNNNNNNNNNNNNNNNNNNNNNNNNNNNNNNNNNNNNNNNNNNNNNNNNNNNNNNNNNNNNNNNNNNNNNNNNNNNNNNNNNNNNNNNNNNNNNNNNNNNNNNNNNNNNNNNNNNNNNNNNNNNNNNNNNNNNNNNNNNNNNNNNNNNNNNNNNNNNNNNNNNNNNNNNNNNNNNNNNNNNNNNNNNNNNNNNNNNNNNNNNNNNNNNNNNNNNNNNNNNNNNNNNNNNNNNNNNNNNNNNNNNNNNNNNNNNNNNNNNNNNNNNNNNNNNNNNNNNNNNNNNNNNNNNNNNNNNNNNNNNNNNNNNNNNNNNNNNNNNNNNNNNNNNNNNNNNNNNNNNNNNNNNNNNNNNNNNNNNNNNNNNNNNNNNNNNNNNNNNNNNNNNNNNNNNNNNNNNNNNNNNNNNNNNNNNNNNNNNNNNNNNNNNNNNNNNNNNNNNNNNNNNNNNNNNNNNNNNNNNNNNNNNNNNNNNNNNNNNNNNNNNNNNNNNNNNNNNNNNNNNNNNNNNNNNNNNNNNNNNNNNNNNNNNNNNNNNNNNNNNNNNNNNNNNNNNNNNNNNNNNNNNNNNNNNNNNNNNNNNNNNNNNNNNNNNNNNNNNNNNNNNNNNNNNNNNNNNNNNNNNNNNNNNNNNNNNNNNNNNNNNNNNNNNNNNNNNNNNNNNNNNNNNNNNNNNNNNNNNNNNNNNNNNNNNNNNNNNNNNNNNNNNNNNNNNNNNNNNNNNNNNNNNNNNNNNNNNNNNNNNNNNNNNNNNNNNNNNNNNNNNNNNNNNNNNNNNNNNNNNNNNNNNNNNNNNNNNNNNNNNNNNNNNNNNNNNNNNNNNNNNNNNNNNNNNNNNNNNNNNNNNNNNNNNNNNNNNNNNNNNNNNNNNNNNNNNNNNNNNNNNNNNNNNNNNNNNNNNNNNNNNNNNNNNNNNNNNNNNNNNNNNNNNNNNNNNNNNNNNNNNNNNNNNNNNNNNNNNNNNNNNNNNNNNNNNNNNNNNNNNNNNNNNNNNNNNNNNNNNNNNNNNNNNNNNNNNNNNNNNNNNNNNNNNNNNNNNNNNNNNNNNNNNNNNNNNNNNNNNNNNNNNNNNNNNNNNNNNNNNNNNNNNNNNNNNNNNNNNNNNNNNNNNNNNNNNNNNNNNNNNNNNNNNNNNNNNNNNNNNNNNNNNNNNNNNNNNNNNNNNNNNNNNNNNNNNNNNNNNNNNNNNNNNNNNNNNNNNNNNNNNNNNNNNNNNNNNNNNNNNNNNNNNNNNNNNNNNNNNNNNNNNNNNNNNNNNNNNNNNNNNNNNNNNNNNNNNNNNNNNNNNNNNNNNNNNNNNNNNNNNNNNNNNNNNNNNNNNNNNNNNNNNNNNNNNNNNNNNNNNNNNNNNNNNNNNNNNNNNNNNNNNNNNNNNNNNNNNNNNNNNNNNNNNNNNNNNNNNNNNNNNNNNNNNNNNNNNNNNNNNNNNNNNNNNNNNNNNNNNNNNNNNNNNNNNNNNNNNNNNNNNNNNNNNNNNNNNNNNNNNNNNNNNNNNNNNNNNNNNNNNNNNNNNNNNNNNNNNNNNNNNNNNNNNNNNNNNNNNNNNNNNNNNNNNNNNNNNNNNNNNNNNNNNNNNNNNNNNNNNNNNNNNNNNNNNNNNNNNNNNNNNNNNNNNNNNNNNNNNNNNNNNNNNNNNNNNNNNNNNNNNNNNNNNNNNNNNNNNNNNNNNNNNNNNNNNNNNNNNNNNNNNNNNNNNNNNNNNNNNNNNNNNNNNNNNNNNNNNNNNNNNNNNNNNNNNNNNNNNNNNNNNNNNNNNNNNNNNNNNNNNNNNNNNNNNNNNNNNNNNNNNNNNNNNNNNNNNNNNNNNNNNNNNNNNNNNNNNNNNNNNNNNNNNNNNNNNNNNNNNNNNNNNNNNNNNNNNNNNNNNNNNNNNNNNNNNNNNNNNNNNNNNNNNNNNNNNNNNNNNNNNNNNNNNNNNNNNNNNNNNNNNNNNNNNNNNNNNNNNNNNNNNNNNNNNNNNNNNNNNNNNNNNNNNNNNNNNNNNNNNNNNNNNNNNNNNNNNNNNNNNNNNNNNNNNNNNNNNNNNNNNNNNNNNNNNNNNNNNNNNNNNNNNNNNNNNNNNNNNNNNNNNNNNNNNNNNNNNNNNNNNNNNNNNNNNNNNNNNNNNNNNNNNNNNTGTTATAAATTAAGCATTGAAATGATCATCCACTTCTTTACCAAACTCAAGCACTATGATCATCCACTTCTTTACCAAACTCAAGCACTATGATCATCCACTTCTTTACCAAACTCAAGCACTATGATCATCCACTTCTTTACCAAACTCAAGCACTATGATCATCCACTTCTTTACCAAACTCAAGCACTATGATCATCCACTTCTTTACCAAACTCAAGCACTATGATCATCCACTTCTTTACCAAACTCAAGCACTATGATCATCCACTTCTTTACCAAACTCAAGCACTATGATCATCCACTTCTTTACCAAACTCAAGCACTATGATCATCCACTCCTTTACCAACTCAAGCACTATGATCATCTACTCATCAAACACTATGATCACCCACTCATTTACCAAATTAAGCACTATCTTTGTTATTTTATGTATTGTTGTTCACTATAAATACCATCACTCATCTCACTCTTTTGTACACCATAAACAAGAACAAGAGTAATTCATCAAAGAATCATTACATTTTCTTCTTCCTTCTTATAATAAACTCTCTCCCTTATACTAGTGTTATTTGCTTCCTACGGGTATTAAATTCTACTCTTATTTAAATTTCACGATACTATAAATTATAAGTTATTTCATAACATAATGCAGTTTTTCAATTATTATTTTACAAATACGATTAGTCCTCAAGTCCAATTCTCTTCTTCCTCTATTTATCAGCCGACATCATCCTCTCTGTTGACTCGTTCTTTCCGTCGAATAGTTCGGTGATCAACTACAATAACTCGGTAGTTTACACTAGTCCAAAAGAGTTCTATGTACCTTAACCTTTTGGAGTTAATTATAATTGGGCACGAGATCTAAACCAAAATAATATATAATCCAAAGCGTTCTAAAAAACGAGTTAAGTTATTACATACATAGATAATTTGGAATCTTTTGTATAACATCTATTAAAAGCACAAAATTTTTATTTACAAAACTAAAAGAGGAAATAACAGAAAATAACGTGTTAGGGATGAATATATCATAATCAACTTGCATTGATTTAATCCGTTATATTTTGCATCATCATTTAATTTGGTTACAAAATAAGTCCCCTTTGAGAGATAAGAATCAATACAACTAAATTAACTTTTGTAAAAAAAAAATTGAAAAATGATCAGTCAAAACCCAAAATGCTGGCAGTTCAGGTGACGGTTTTTCACATCTGGAAACAGAGGGACAACTATCTCCACAATGACATCTCTCTTCCTCTTAGTACCATCGTCAAACTTATTGACCGTGAGGTTTGAAACGCCATCACAGGAAGAAAGGTAAGAAAGCGCTTTGATGGTCTTAGGTTTTTTTTAACACCGTTTAGTTTCAAGCTAAGAAGGAAAAATTCAAACAGTCGGCTTTAAAAAAAAAAGTAAATAAACTAAAAAGAATCACCAATATGTGATATAAAGAGTTCAAAAGAGCATAGATAAAACCCGCCAAAGATTGAGATAGCACCAACCAACAGACTGGTTTTTGTACTAATTTTCAAGGTATAAGCTTTACTGACCACCCTCCTAACCGAGTAGTTGTTGCAGCCAAAGGGAACATGACGAGCCAGAGGACTATGATCTCTGATCTCTGATCTCTTACCGCTTCCACTCTATTTTGCAAGTGAGAGTAGTGCAATGGATACAAGATAGAATCATGAGCAAGAGAAGGGGTCCATAAAGATGATACGGTTATCTCACATGTTTGCCATCGATATGGAAGATCCAAAATTAGATGCCAAATTGTAAAAACATAAGCTCAGATCCTTGAAACTAGCTCTTCTTTTTTTTTATCCACAATAGCGGCTTGAGAAGAATTCAAATTTTAGGAATCTGTTTCTATAAGATAATTCCCACCAATTCTGACCTATGATAGCCTAACAGTGGCCAATAACTTATTAACAAAGAGAGAAAACAACATGCTATCGAAACGTCGAGGAGGTTAATCAAACCAATAAAACACCAAATCCATCACTCCAGAAGGATCTGGAACTTAACGAGAAGACCGTCACTCCACCAGGAACCAGAAACTCTTAAAAAGTCTGGTCAAAATCCATATAGAAAAACCGAGTAAACAAACACAAAGTGCCACACCGACGTAGTACTCGTCGAAAATCATCGAATCTGCTTGTCAGCTACAAGATCTAACCCAAGAATGACCAAAATAGATCACCACGACCACAAAACACAGATAAAGAATACGAGAGGATAACAAATAAGAACATAAAACATGAAAAGAATGGAGAAGAAAAACAATTGATTTCCGGCGGACGCAAGAAAGAAGAGAGATTAGGGTTTTTCCCAAACCAGCTTGTTAGTTCTGCTCTGGTGGTCTCATGCTACATTGACTTTTTTAACTTTCTTTTGATCATCTGCAAATCTTAAACGTTCTCTCTCTCTTCTCCTCTTTTCTCTCCAGCGCCTCTAGGGTTTTCTCCTCCATAGTCTCGATTCTCTAGCGCCGCTGCACCTCTTAGGCGGTAGCCGGAGCCCCTCTGTCTCTTCCATGCTTCTCCTTTGTATCTTTGTGGTCTCTGCTTTCTTTCTCTCGGCGGAGGTGGTCCTCTTCCAAGGATCTCTGGTTCAGATCTAGTGGTCTCTGTGTAGATCTGGGGGTACTTGGTGGTGTCGGTGGAGCTTGAGGGCGGCTCTCCACTCGCTGGGTCTATCTCTGGTTCTTACTCCGAGATCTCTGTCCGGAGGATTTTCTTCTTCCTTGGGGGGGTTTCCTCGAGGTAGTGGCGCGTGAGGATCCGAGTAACCTGTCTCGGTTTCGTCATCCTCTCAGTGTGGCTGGTTGGAGTCGGTTTTCTCAGCAGTTTAGGGGCCTGGGTCCGTGGATCTAAGGTATCTCATCCATCTTTGTGTTCTGCCGGTGATATCTGGTGGTGGCGCGTGAAGTGTACCGGTGAGTGGATCTGTCTCTCTGCGGTCTTCGGTGGCGGCGCGTCTAGGTTAGTCAACTGCGGGTGCGTCTTGGCGTGTTCTGGTGGTTGGCTGCTGCTCAAATTTTTGTGTGTGCTCGGCAGTGTGGCTCTCCGTATCGCTGTCTCTTTCTCCTGTGAAACCTTAGTGCGGTTTGGTCTAAGCTGGAAGTGCTCTGGTTTTGTGGTGAAGGATAAGCTTCACTGGTGCTTTCGACTTTCTTGTCTACTTGTAGGCGCTTCTCCGGAGGGGGTGCGCTCTTCCTATATGGCTGTTCTATATGAGCACTCGGTTAAATGGGTGTAACGGTCCCGGGTAGGAAGGTTGGAGGCAGCAATCTTCAGTCTTCTCTCTCCGAACGAGGGCATCGTCGGTTGTAGATCTCTCCTCGTGTTGCCGGTGTGGTTCCTCTTGGGTGTACAAGCAGGTTCGAGATGTGATTCTTTGTGAAGGTAGTGGGTTGTGGGTGAATCAGAAGTTGTAGGAACCGTGTGTTTCAAGGTTTGAGGGCTCATTTTCCTCCGGTAGCTCGCGGTAACTGTTAGCTCACTCCGTTCATGCCTTCTCTTCTGGTCCATCATCGCTTTGGTGCTGTCTGGTTCTAATCCCTTTCTCTAGTTCTTTCGCTTGTTCTATAATCGTTATTAGGTTCTTTTGCTTAGTTTAATTTCTGTTATTCCGCTACCTATGAACTGTGTAATCTCTGTCTCAAACTGAAATTCTGGTAATAATGCTTAACATTTTTTACAAAAAAAATCTGCAAATCTTAATTGTTTCTCCTTGTTTTTTTAATCTTTTTCGCCAAGTTGATACCTTTCCAGATAACTTATTTATCTAAACATTTTCATTTTGCATGATATTTACATTCTTAGAAAAATCCATAAAAGAACTAACTAGCTATCAAATTAAATTAAATTAAGTTAATAAAAGGAAGATAAGACACGCTTTATTATTGATTGTTGTATTGATTGACCTACGCAGATATGTTCTTGTACGTGGGGGTTGATGCTCCTTAGTCTCCCCTGTTCAACATCTAACAAATTATCGATGACTGCATCCGATGCCATAGTCAAGAACTCTGACCAGTCTCTGCACAACAGTATTAGACGTTTAAATAAGCTAATTTTTAAATCAGGTTAAAAAAATTAATGGTATAGTAATAAACATGTAGTCTAATTGGGTTGTATTAATATTGTTGCTATGTCATGATAGCCTAAGCTCAACACATGTCTTGAGTTTATATATATGAAAAAATAAGTTGTCTTATAATTTAAAGTTTTATGTTTAATCTTTCAAGGTTATCAAATAGTATTTTAAGATTCGTTAGAAAACAATGAAAGTACGCATTGCATATATTTGATAATAAATCATAAATGAATATGTTTGACTGGGGGAACCCAAGAACATACCCATTAGATGTGTCAAACGTGAGTCCTACGGTGTATTTTGCTTCCTCGAGAGCCAATTGAAGCCTCCGGATCTCGGCAGCCGGACGTGTGCGGTCATTCTTAACGCAGAGTTCCGATGGCTTGACATTGCAAAAGATTGGGATGATTCTCTTCTTGTTCTCCATGAGCCTCATGAGTTCATGGAGACAGAAGTAAGAGTCGCAGTAACGAGGAGAGAAAACCGCGATACCAACACTGCATTCTCTTATCGCTGCATTGACCTCAAAGAGAAGTCTATCCCCAGGCTTTAAACTCTTGCTATCCAGAAAAGAATTTAAATGTAGTCTAGTGAAATGATCATGTAATAGACCTGAAATTGTCTTCTTGGTGTCGATCCTGCGATGACTGATGAAAACATCACACAGGTTTGGGTTAGGTAGGGATGGGTTTCTTACGTATCTTGTGTTTGCGAGTTTTGAACAAGATGCTACCAAACGTTGCATCTAGCAATTTTGAACCGACGAGAAACAAACAAAATTAATTGGATCAATGGAAAGACTGATTTAGAGATGAAGAATTTGTTCTATTTTAGTTCCTTTGAAAAATAGTACTAGATCGCAAAAAGAGCTAGTTTTAGATTCGCAAGAAATAGATACATGTGGGTGTCTTTATTTATAATGGTTTTCGCTATGGTTTGTTAATATATATTGCCGAATATTTGTTCTTCTCACGCTGGTATTCAAGGAATAATTCAACGTTCATTTCCTTACATTTGCACTTCGAGAAAAGAATTGGTAATCGTATATCTTTGAAACAATTTTTCTCTTTGACTTGCAAGTATTCTTTTGTCTTCTCTCATATAGTTTGACGAAAAAACCATCAAAGACGTATATACTTTTTCTAATTAATTTTCTTTTGTTTTAAATCATCAGAGAAAGGGAGAGCTATTGAAACGGTCACCACTCTAAAAGCAAAATCCTTAAGCAGTTACTCCCTGAATGCTACATAAGGCACAATTTTTTTTTTAAGCTGCTAGCATGTAAAACACAATCATACCTAAGCTAAACTGAAAATTAGTCGCAGATACAAGTTTTATATTAGAAATTCTATAAATTCACACTCGATAAATTAACGAATACTATAAATTAATAAATTTTCTCGATTCCGAAATTCGGCCGGTTTAAAATATGACACAAATCGATAAAATAATAATATAAATATCTTTTATAAAGTCCTATATAAATATATTGTCCCACGAAAATAATAAATTAATAATCTATCTATATATACATTTTATATAAATACAAACTAAATAATATATTAATGATTTTATATTCCAAATTCTAATGATGTAGATAAGTATTTGGAATACTTCCAAATATCTTATTATTTGTTTTATTAATTATTTAGATAATTATCTTTAATGTTTTTAGGGTTTTATGGTTTTTTATATATAGTCGTTTAGACTTAAGTTTGTATTCAGTTTATGATTTTATTGATTGATTAATAAAATTGAGAGTTTTTTCTTTGTTCCTTGTTTTCCGTAGATCATTGGTGATCTCAACGAATTTAAGAAGACATTGATCTTAGGCATTCTTAGACTAAATAAGATCTTTGTATTATTCTAATTTTTTGGATATTTTCAGAATCAACAGATCTCTAATTCTATCCCTAGAAGCTTCCGCTACATCAGTTGGTATTAGAGCCAGCACTTTGATTTCTTAATTGAAGTTTGATTCTATTTTCTTAACTATGTCGCTTGGGTGTTATTATTACTTTGATGAATATCCGTTTAGTTCGACGGAGGATTTGTACGGGAAGTACAAAAATATTAGTGGTCCTCCGATTTATGATACATATGGTGAAGACGTGATGATTGTGGAGCCAATGGATTTTGTATTCAGAGAGTTTAAGACCATGCATGCATACGTGAAAGATTTCATGGGTTCCATAAACAATGGAACATTGAGATCTAACGGCGGAGCACGAAATTTGGAGCAAAGCAATTCACGTTTTGAAGATTATATGGACAACAGAACGATGTAGATAAGTATTTGGAATATTTTCAAATATCTTATTATTTGTTTTATTAATTATTTAGATAATTATCTTTAATGTTTTTAGGGTTTTATGATTTTTTTATATATAGTCGTTTAGGCTTAAGTTTGTATTCAGTTTATGAGTTTATTGATTGATTAATAAAATTGAGAGTTCTCTCTTTGTTCCTTATTTTCGGTAGATCATTGGTGATCTCAACGAATTTTAAGAAGACATTGATCTTACGCATTCTTAGACTAAATAAGATCTCTGTGATTATTCTAGTTTTTCGGGTATTCTCAAAATCAACGGA
This sequence is a window from Brassica oleracea var. oleracea cultivar TO1000 chromosome C1, BOL, whole genome shotgun sequence. Protein-coding genes within it:
- the LOC106303186 gene encoding uncharacterized protein LOC106303186; the encoded protein is MQRLVASCSKLANTRYVRNPSLPNPNLCDVFISHRRIDTKKTISGLLHDHFTRLHLNSFLDSKSLKPGDRLLFEVNAAIRECSVGIAVFSPRYCDSYFCLHELMRLMENKKRIIPIFCNVKPSELCVKNDRTRPAAEIRRLQLALEEAKYTVGLTFDTSNGDWSEFLTMASDAVIDNLLDVEQGRLRSINPHVQEHICVGQSIQQSIIKRVLSSFY